tggcctcaagtgatccccttgccTGGACCTCTCAAAattctgggactacaagcatgagctaccacacctggccagtactattattatccccattttattgatgaggaaactgaagcacagaagttaaataacttgcccacatTCACATAATCTGATGGCACCAGGAAATGAATGCAGGTAGTCTAGGACCTTTGTTCTTAGAGGCTCTGCTGTACCATTTCTCAGAACCAAAATAATCCATATTATCATACAGAGAAACAAAGCACCACAATATTACATATGATGGAAGGAGGTCTATAGTCATGACTGTAGAAACTATGCCCTTATCAGCTGATGCTGGTTAAATACCATGACCAGTATGAGTGCACCAGTTTTCTTAGCATAACTGCAGAGATGGAAACCAGGAAATCTGTTTCCTTAAACTGAAAactacctaatttttaaaaatagtgggCATTACTCAGTTATTGATTCTTTCATGAATCTATCATAGGATCATGGGACAGTGGAGTTGGAATGGACTTTGCCATATCATCTAGCAATTGAATGTGGAAATAAGAGGCTAACATATTTTTGTGATAAGTCACATCCTCCTGTTTTAAATACCCATAACGTCCTGTATTTCTTTACACATCGAATACATTAGTTGATTACTGTATTACAGTTGGTGCATAAAGCCTGTCCTCATTGAAGGGTAAGATCCAGCAGGGTAAGATGCTGCTGTATCTTCTGTGCCTAAGATTCTGCCTGTATGTAGGGAGGTGCTCCATGCTTATCTGTTGACTGGCTGATCCATTCGCTGATTCACATAAGGCAGACACTGCAACCCACTTTCTTCACTGTCACCTATGGGAATAGCTGCAGGATACAATGCAACATGATGTGCAGGAGCCCGATCCAGAGCAGACTGCccggctctgtgaccttgggagaTGTACATAAGCCCtctaagcctcagtgtcctcGTCTGTTaaatgggggtaataatagtACTTCCCTTAACATTGTTCCaaggaaaaaaaactgaagactCACAACAAACATTCCCTAGATCATCAAACAGTAACACGTGCTCCCTTTCCACATCCCGCTCCTGAGTGAGTAGCAGAACAGTGATCCCCAGTGTTGTCACCTGTGAAAGGTGGCCAGCCCTGCTCTAAACAGTACAAAGTAGAGGATTACCTGTTCTAAGCTTTCCAAAAAGGACTTCATAGCCTCTGTAGATAATCCCTTCCAGAAACTCCTCACTTTGGCTGTCCAAATGTATTTACATCTTACTAAAATCTTTGCTAATCAACTCTCTGGTTTACTTTGTTAAGCCCGAGCTGCTTCAAGAGTTTGCAACGTCCCTCGAGATCTGACCTTTGCTTACCCTTGAGCTGTGCTCCTCGACctgccctcctctcaccctctgtTTTGTCCACacagaatttattttatgaaagcaCCGCATTGTCTCTGCCTCCACTCCTTTTTACATACTGTTCCCTCAGCCTGGCGTAGACTTCCTGCCCTTCTCAGCCTTAGCTCTGAGCTACGCCAGCACTTCCTCCAGAATGCTTTCCCTGACCTCCCAAGATAGGACTGGATGTCCCTCTGTGTCCCGATGGCCCAGTGCTCCTCATCACAGCACACATCACTCCAAAGTGTCGATTACTGTTTCCCGGTCTGTATCCCCTACTAGGCTGTGCATCCACTGCTTCACCATCTACCACTATTCATGTAGCTTCGTAGGGGCTCGATAAATAAATGCCTACTGAAtcaatgaatgagcaaatgaattaAGAAAGTtaaattcagtttttttctttcagcacagcataaatatgggaaaatagcacctttctttacaaaaaaaaaatctgtatttacttgaagataatAATTGAGCTTTCTTCCCCACCTAAACAACCACAGTTGAAACTTATGTTTAATTCAGTACCAGATAAGCCCTAAAAATCATTCCCTAATTTGGTCTAATGCAAGAAGCCTTTACATGTTTAGATTCTAATTTATtactattgatttttaaaaataaatatgctgtATTTGTGTTGACtagaatatttttagaaaaggagTTATTTATTCAAGAAGTATTTATTGACTCTTCTGTCCATAGCACAGTGCAGCGTACTAGGGCAGAAGTTAGCAAACGAAAGATCACCTGCAGTCCCTGCTGCCTGGGAATTTGTCTAGTGAGGAGACAAGATTACCACAGTGAAAAATTAAGTAAGCACAAACACAGAGCACTTTAAGACACACTCTCTCATGTTGATCCTCATTCAGTcctgagaaataaaacaaatagaatttatcccgatttatagatgagaaaaactgAATCAGAGATGACTGATTTGCCAACCAGTGCAGAACAGGTAGTGACAGATGGAGAACCTGAGCCCCAGGTCTGTGCCCTGCCGGACGCTGCTGGACCACCCATGTCCCATATCCCTGCCCCATGATGCTTAAGGGTCAAGTGAAAGGCAGGGACAGGAAATACTGTGAGTTCCTAGGGCAGTACATCACTTGGGAGAAACCTCCCCATCAAAGCCCCGAAGGTAGGTGACCCTGCAGTGCAGGGAGGTTTTGGGCGTCCCATTTTCTAACAAATGTGGACCATTCCCATTTTGCTGAAGAAGAGCATCTCTCTTCACTTGTTGGAAAAGGAGGTGCCACTTATTTCAAGAAGTTCCTCATCATAATATGtgaactaaaaaattcaaaatgacaaTTCAGCAAGGCGTGACAGTTTTGGCTTTTTGCTCCAGTTTTTGCTTTACATCAAATCAAAGAAACCTGGGTCCACattaagaaaagtaaattaaCATTAGGGGGACCATTAGTTTGTTTACCCAGCATACAATTATGTCCTCTCTAAATGGGAATATCAAATAGCATAAAAAGCCTGGgtgatttacattttctttttgattagaGGGTTGCATCTACTGTACTCAAGGAAGGAAAATCTCTCCCATTTAGCTTTTGAAGATCAAAGAGGCCATTAAATATGCCATattaccagctttttttttttttttttttttttggttaagacTGGAGGTGCTTTACAAATTGAGATTGTCATGGGGAAAAGGGAGACTTTATTTTGGGTCACATGAACTGATGATAGGCTAGTTCGTTTTTCTCAGGCAGGACTGTATGCTTAACCATTTATTCAAATAGACCCCTCCTGCAGTGTCAAGTGCATTCTGACCTATCGACTGCGCTTCGTGTGAATAGCTGACAGCCAAGAGGCTATGAACCTTTCAGTGAGCTGCGATCTGGTCTGATCTGAAGCCTCGGGGATCTCTCTGTAGTACATTAGATACGCTCTACAAAGACAAAATGAAGTGAAAAGCAAAATCACTGAAAAGAAGCATGAACCTACATAGGTATGCAGTCAGGATAAAACCATGCTTTCCCCCAAAAAGGAGCAGTCCAAAGCAAATGTTGTCTAGGCAACAACTCACCGTTCTCTTTCTAAACAGCCAGATGtctatacagtcatgcattgcctGATGACAGGGGTACGGTCTGAGAAATTTGtggttaggtgatttcatcattgtgggaacatcatagagtgcacttacacaaacctagatagtacagcctactacacacaaTTTGTACAATGTGTTACTTTACTAAGCACTGTAGGGAATTGTAATACAGTAgtaagtatttgtgcatctaaacatagaaaaggtacagtaaaaatacagcagaaaattttttaaatggtacatttaaatatatatggccaggcacggtggctcaagcctgtaatcctagcactttgggaggccgaggcgggtggatcacgaggtcaggagattgagaccatcctggctaacacggtgaaaccccgtctctactaaatacacaaaaaattagcagggcgttgtggcgggcgcctgtacttgggaggctgaggcaggagaatggcgtgaacccaggggcggagcttgcagtgagcggagatcccgccattgcactccagcctgggggacagagcgagactccgtttcaaaaaaaataaaaaataaataaaaaaaaaaaatatatatatatatataggcactGACCATGAATGGAGGTTGTAGGACTGTACGTTTCTCTGGGTGAGGCAGTGCGTGAGCGGGAGTGAATTtcaaggcctaggacattactgtaagCTACTGTGGACTTCAGCAACGCTGTACACTTAGACtcctctaaatttatttttttaaatatttcttcattaataAATTGACCTTAgctactgtaacttttttacttcacacacttttaatttttttttactttttaactcttttgtaataacacagcttaaaacacaaatacattgtacagcagtataaaaattctttatatccttattctgtaagctttttcctattaaaaaattttttcttactttttaaacttttttgttaaaaactgagacacaaacacacacattagtctAGGCCCACACAGGGTTagaatcatcaatatcactgtcttccatgtCCATACCATGtctcactggaaggtcttcaggggctgTAACAcatatggagctgtcatctcctaggaTAACAAGGCCTTCTTCTGGAATccttcctgaaggacctgcctgaggctgtttcacagttaagtttttaaaaaataagtaggagtgcactctaaaataatgataaaaaaatatagtatagtggctgggcacggtggctcatgcctgtaatcccaaaactttgggaggctgaggtgggtggatcacaggaggacaggaggtcaagatcagcctggccaacctggcaaaaacctgtctctactaaaaatttaaaaaaaaaaaaattagctaggcgtgttaacacacacttgtaatcccaggtactcaggagactgaggcataagaacacttgaatccgggaggcagaggttgcggtgagccaagatcacaccactgcactccagcctgagcgatagagcaagacttgtctcaaaaaaaaaaagtatagtatagtgtACTAgcctgttcttgcattgctacaaagaaatacctgagtgagactgggtaatttatttaaaaaaagaagtttaactggctgacagttctgcaggctctacaggaagTATGattctggcatctgcttggcttctaaggaaacctcaggaaacttacaatcatggcaaaggcaaagggggagcaggcctCTTACAGCAGAGCAGGACCAAGAGAGAGGGTGGGGAGCTGCTATgcactcttaaacaaccagatctcaccaTAACTCACTCACTACTCAGAACCAAGGgtggatggtgctaagccattcatgagaactcgtcctcatgatccagtcacctcccaccaggcaggccctacctccaacactgcaGATTAcagttcgacatgagatttgggtggggacacagatccaaaccatatcatatagtAAATATAAAAGCCAGTAGCATAGTTGTTGATTATCATTATCGAGGATTATGTgctatatataattgtatgtgctatacttttataggactggcagtgcagtaggtttgtttataccGGCAGCACCACAAACATATGAGCAACATATTGTACTATGATATTCCAAGGGCTACAGTGTCACTAggtgacaggaatttttcagctccattacaaTATCGTAGGACCTCAGTCGTATATGTGGCTTGTCCTTGACCAGAACATTGTTAGTCAATGTATGAAATGTATTACCAGCCAAAGTGTGAAACACAGTTTTATCTTCACCAGCTGAAATACTGAGTCATTGTTGGTGTACGTAAGTAATCGCATTCATTGAACCACAGTGATCATTGGTTTAACATTATAGACATTTGTTTTTCAGTTGTTTTCTGACACTTAGAAATTAATTATCCCCAATTTTTATTCCATATTTCAATGAACTTGGATAATTATGGCTTTTCGCCCTTATGTGTAGTGTGTGGGTCTAATTTGGGCCTGAGATCTGTCTTTATGTttattaattaacttatttatttaagagacaggatctcacgccgtctcccaggctggagtgcagtgtcgtgattatagctcactgtagcctctaactccttagctcaagcaatcctcccgcctcagcctcctgagtagctgggactacaggtacaacaCCATagttagctaattttttttaaaaaaattttgttgtaaagatggagtctcgctgtgttgcccaggctggttttgaactccttgcttcaagcgatcctcctgcctcagcttcccaaagtgttgggattacaggtatgagccactgcaccctgctgggATTTGTGTTTAACATACagataataaaaggaaaactataggAGAAAGACTGAGATTGATTTCAAATAAAATGATCAACTGACTATAAGGAGTGAATTTATTTTAACTAAGGACTtgacatttttcttctgctttgggCAGGCAACAACCAATAGAAGACAAATATTCAGACCTCCGCTATGACCCGAACTGGAAGAGTAAGAAGGAGGAAGGGCAGCTGCTGTCTGTGGAAGCGTTGCCGGAGTCCACGGACAGCTCTTTAGAAAATCTGCCTTTGGCTCCCCTCTACCCTTCCCAGGAGACGTCAGTGGAACTCTCCGGGGGAAAAGGCGAGCAGAAAGAGATTCCACAGAGTGCAGCCTCTTTACTTGGTAGTGAATTTTTAAGTCCAAACTATGAGCATGGTGCCCGTCGCAGCAAGTCGTTTTTAGAGCCGAGCGACAGTGACCTGGAGGAGAAGTCGAGCAGCCTTTCTCGGTACGTGAAGAGCTCAAGTTCACATAACGAGGTTTTCCTGCCGGGATCACGTGGCCCTCGGCGAAGGAAGTCCAAACAACATTTTGTGGAAAAAAACAAGCTCACTTTGGGATTACCCATCCCGAAAACGGGCTCTTATCTCCAActtcacaataaaaaaagaggggAATCTCATCCAGAACAGGTACGTAGTGGCTACTTTAAAATGTCTTCTGAAACATTAAACTAGAATTTGCATTTGTTTGAAATGTCTATATATCACTTCCTTTAGGTTGACGATGTCATAGCAGTCACCTAGCTGGGCATAATTCAAAGATGAGTGaggagaatatatatttttcctgagttaaaaatctggccaggcacagtggctcacgcctgtaataccagcactttgggaggccgaggcgggccgatcacccgaagtcgggagtttgagaccagcctgaccaacatggagaaaccccgtttctactaaaaatacaaaattagcctggcatggtggagcatgcctgtaatcatagctactcgggaggctgaggcaggagaattgcttgaaccccgggaggtggaggttgcagtgagccgagatcacaccgttgcactccagcctgggcaacaagagtgaaactccatctcaaaaaaaaaaaaaaagtgatttttttgccTCACTCAGACCAATTTAAATCTCTGAGAACCTGAgcatcagtttttcttttttgtaaagctCCTTGAGTATTTCTAATGTGAAGCCAGGTTTGAGAAGCATTGTTCCAGACtcgagcagtggttctcagccttgTTTTCACATTGGAATCATctgaagaatttaaaaagtattgattCCCTGGATGAACCACTGAAATTCCAATTCAGCTCATCTGGGCTGCACTCTAAATATGGGGAGTCCGCCACACTCCCCAGATGATTCTAGTATTTAGCCAAGATTGAGAATCACTGATCTAGAGCAGTGGCTCCTAAACATTAGAGTGCACCAGAATCATCTGGAGGGCTTATTTAAAAAGCTTGATGGACCTCATCCCCCCAaatttctgattcagcaggtgtAGGGTGGGATCCAGGGATCTGAATTTTCTGCATGGCCCCAGGTGATACTGCTGCTGCTATCAGGcctacactttgagaaccactgatctttcGCTTCTCACAATTTAAAGTGCTTATGAACCACTTTAGACTCTCGTTAAAATACAGATTGTGatccagtaggtctggggtgagaTGCAGagtgtgcatttctaacaagttcccaggagaTGCAAGgctgctggtccatggaccacactttgatgAGCAAGGGGTTAGAACAGAGAACACAGGTTTTATCAAAATCTAGAAGTCAGAGTTGTGTAAGTCATTATCTGCAGAGCACTGATGTTTTCCATGGCTGATAGGATTATTCAGTTGATTTGTGGGTAGGAGGCGGGAAGCTTGGGTACCAAGTGTGGAGGCacttggtttggtttgttttggtttttgtttgagacagggtctcactctgtggcccaggctgaagtgcagtggcgcgatctcagctcactgcagcctccgcctcccaggttcaaacgattctcctgcctcagcctccagagcagctgagattataggcacccgcctccacacctggctaatttttgtattttttggtagagatttcAGGAAATcctagaaatcaataagaaaaagaccaaattccaaggaaaaatacacaaaaagtatAAATGAACAATTCACAGATTGTTCCTCTCATTACTGTTAATTTCCAGAGCTTTCTTTATTATCCTTGCTTATTCACAGATTGTTCATTTatactttttgtgtatttttcctcGTCAATAAAAGTTAACAAAGAAAAGTTAATATATATGGCTATTACACATATAAGAGGTTACCCAATCTCAGcctattagagaaatgcaaattaatactaTAATGGGATTCCATTTTTCGACTATAATTAAACTATCAAAATTCTGTAAGTTTAATGACCCTGTGGGCAAAAAAGTACGGTCAAGCTGGTGAGAgaataaattagtataaccagTATGGAGGACAATTTGTTAATGTCtacataaaacacaaatataCTCCTTGAGAAAGTAAAACATAATGGCTAAGAGTATGGACTCTGGAGCGAGGTTGGTTGGCACTGCCACCTGCTAGCTCTCTGACCCTCTGCAAGTTActaaacctctctgtgcctcagtttcctcatctttaaaatgaggacaataatagGACTTTCCTCATAGGCTTAttaagaagattaaataaatgagTTAGGCCACGTAaactctgcactttgggaggccaaagcaggcagatcatttgaagtcaggagtttgtgaccagtcgggccaacattgtgaaacccgtccatactaaaaatacaaaaattagctgagcatggtggtgtgtgcctgcaatcccagctactcgggaggccgaggcaggagaatcgtttgaacccaggaggcagaggttgcagtgagccgagattgcgccactgcactccagcctgggttacagagcaagactccatctcaaaaaaattaaataaataaagaaataaataaataaataaataaataaataaatgtatagagAGTGCTAAGATCAGTGACTGGCCCATAGCaagtatataggtatatatataagtatcaaagtgtttgaaattatttttatttgactcaACACATTTTGcacctaggaatttatcctagaTATTTGTGTGCAGTTTTGAAATTACATCTGTACAAAATTGCTCATTTCAgccttatttataatagcaaaagattGGAAACCACCCAAATATCTGTCATTTGGGGAGTAAATAAgttatggtacatccatacagtAGAGTACACtgcagctgttaaaaaaaaataaggacactCTCCATGAACTATGAGGGATAACTTACCAGGATTTCTtattaagaaagaaattcaagGTGCAGTATGTTAAAAGTGgagaggggccaggcgtggtggctcatgcctataatcccagcactttgggaggccggcggatcacttgaggtcagaagtttgagacccgcctggccaacatggggaaacactgtctctactaaaaaatacaaaaattagccgggcatcgtgatgggtgcctgtaatcccagttacttgggaagcccatgagaattgcctgagctcgggaggAAGGGTttccgtgagccgagatcgcaccactgcactccagcctgggcgacagagtgagattcttgtctccaaaaaaaaaaacagtggaaaggaataaaaatatatattgtatttgcATGGCATGCATAAGAAATTGTGGAAGGCTACAAAAGTAGTTAATTGCAAGAGGTGGAGGGTGAATGGGCGGGAGCACAACTTTTTACTGTGTACCTTTTCAAATCTCTTAATTTTGAACCATGCTtatgtattatcttttaaaaattaaaatggaaaaatagcaacaaaaataagGGGagacatttataatataaattttgtaGTAACCCATATAACTTCACACCCCCGATTGCTCACCCCCCTAAATTGCATTTTATGCTTGTAATTAATGGCTTAGGGTAGaactattgatttttaaagtCAATTTTCTGCAGTCTTTTTGCCATTTTGCATAGATCTGCTGATTGTACATTAAAATACATTGGAAAAATCACCTTTGAATACATGACAAAATCTTAATCACATGATGTGTGAAGTGAGGAACCGATGTAAAAACCAACACACACTAGAGGGCACCTAAGTATCACGGTCAGGCAATAACTTTGCTGGTGAATAATCAGTTCTTACTTTTATTCATGATTTGTTCACTAGCCTAAAGTATTTGTCTGAAACTCATTCCATTTTGAGTCCATTTGTAATCCACCGTTAAAGGAAACTGTGTTTTGAAAAATGAACTACCTTTCTATCTCGATTCTAATGTTACTTTAAAGACTGATGAAGGTGAAATTTAGTATGGGTTCAGAAAAGAGTTAGAAATGCTCTATACATGTTATTCAACTTTTTCCTTGTAATTGCTTGGAAAGAAATTACAGATAGTTTACAAATGTGATATGGTTATTGAATGGCCTATAGTCAAGACAATATAAAGTCACAAACAATTCACAGTCCCACCTTCAATTAACACATCTTTGTGGCTGTTGCTGAGACAGCAGGTCAGTCagccaacagatatttattgagcaccaaatatgtattaaatattaggTACTCTTCTCAATGCTGGgatattaacagaaaacaagacagGCAGAGCACCTATCTTGAAGGAGTTTACATTCCAGTCATACGGCAAAGATAAGAACCATgtaacaaaataatttcagatactGATAATACCTCAAAAGAGACTGAATAAACTGTATTTAAGAAAGTGATGAgagtgggcgtggtggctcactcctataaccccagcattttgggaggccaaggcaggcagatcacctgaggtcaggagttcgagaccagcctgaccaacgtggagaaaccccatctctactaaaaatacgaaattagctgggcgtggtggtgcatgactgtaatcccagctactcaggaggctgaggcaggagattcgcttgaacccgtgaggcggaggttgcggtgagctgagattgcgccattgcatagcctgggcaacaagagcaaaacaacgtctcaaaaaaaaaaaaaaaagaaaaagaaaaggaaagaaacaaagtaaTGAGAGGGAATAAAGTGCTTTATTTAATAAAGTGATGACCTTAATAAGTAAACTGGGGgttggtcgtggtggctcatgcctgtaatcccagcactttgggaggctggggtgggtggatcacctgaagtcaggagttagagaccagcctggccaacatggtcgaatcccatctatactaaaaatacaaaacttagctgggccttGTGGTGCGCAcatgtaatcccacctactcaagaggctgaggcaggagaatcgcttgaacctgggaggcggaggttgcagtgagccgagatctcgccactgaactccagcctaggtgacagagtgtgactccatctcaaaaaaaaaaaaaaaaaaaaaaaaaaaggttaaactgGGATGCCTAGCCAGGTGCTTGGGGAAGGTCTCTCTGAGGATGTATCATTCAAGTGGAGGCACGAAtggataagaaagagaaaagtatgCAAGATCTAGAGGAAGAGCTTTGGTTGACCCCATCCCTGGTAGCAGCGTTTTTGCTAGGGAACAATGAAATATTGAGGgagaaaaactaaaaccaaaacaaaatacttaTTTGAGAGTCAATCATGGATTAAATCCTGGCTCTTCAGCATAACCCGTATTAGCTCAAcctcgtctccaccaaaaaatgcaaaaattagctggccatgatggggcacgcctgtagtcccagccactccagaggctgagatggaaggatcacttgagccgggaggccaaggctgcagtgagtggatctcaccactgcactccatcctggataacagagtaagactctgtcccccccaaaaaaagagaaaatagtcaaaattaagaataaataaaaataaacctcacCTCACCTTCCTCATCTATATATGGAGGAAGCAAACgaggaatataaatatatatcatatatatatgtttctgcTTTGGAGGGCTATTTGAAGAATCTATACAAAGCTACGGACTCGGGGCAGACACTCAGTGAAGAAAAGCTATCGTTACCACTAGGGACTCCTTACACCACGGGAGAAGATTCCACCCAGGGAAGAGGCCCTTCTAAccggctttctctttttttaaggctACATTGCCTCAAAATGAAAGAGATATAACTTCAGACAGAGTAAGAACAAAGTGTAGGCAAAACAATAACATTCACATGCCCTAGGAGGCCATTCGATGGTGAGACTCTCAAAAGACTGCCTACAAAGGGGGCCTATCCAGGCACACCCCACACTCGCCATGCTGTCTCTTGAGGGTCCGCAATCAATCAAACACTGTCCTAGGGATTACAGAACGCTACAATCTTGTATGCAACTAGTTGACAGTATTTAACAATTGCACGTGGTCTCAGATACTGTTTCAAAtatttacactttaaaataaGGAATTTATTAATAACTCTGGATCATGTATTTGGTACTTTAGTTTTGAAGTACAATTTCATAGGGTAATtctttcaacactgcttaatgtGATGCCATGTTACCTTCAAAATAAAACTCAAACTCTTGAGTGGTACGAAAGGCCCTTCCTGACCTGGCTCCTTCCTGCTCCTGTAGCCTCATCCTTCATCACTCCCTACGTATGTCAAACACCCGGCCATACTCCAGGAACTCACAGAGCCCAGACCCGGCATTTCCTCTAGCCCCTTCTTTGTTCATGCTGATGGGCTACTCTTGCCCTGGCTTGTTTGCTTAGGAAAACCTTATCCTCCTTTTGAGATTCAGCTCATATGTCTCTGCCTTTGTAAAGGCTTTCTGAAGATCCTCCTTCCACTACCTCCCTCATTCCTGAACATCTCCTGCAGAACCCATAACCCCACACTGCACTGTCTTCATCATGTAAAGATGACTATCTACTCCTTACGATCATGGAATTGTTCATCTTTGAATTCCCAGATCCTGGCATACAGCAAGCACTAGCTAAATATTTGATgaagaaatgtaatttttaaatactttttctttggttcaaaatttcattgttttcaaaacaa
The nucleotide sequence above comes from Symphalangus syndactylus isolate Jambi chromosome 3, NHGRI_mSymSyn1-v2.1_pri, whole genome shotgun sequence. Encoded proteins:
- the JHY gene encoding jhy protein homolog isoform X8, whose translation is MSKSKLIPKLSIQSPVRHTNLNVQSTHPPLKKEDLHRISKDSLESDSESLTQEIMCHSEFDDRIRDNGLEPDSLDEEESPRRGSLHETEEEASGKAAQMACEQNHHTWDQGAKNRQQPIEDKYSDLRYDPNWKSKKEEGQLLSVEALPESTDSSLENLPLAPLYPSQETSVELSGGKGEQKEIPQSAASLLGSEFLSPNYEHGARRSKSFLEPSDSDLEEKSSSLSRYVKSSSSHNEVFLPGSRGPRRRKSKQHFVEKNKLTLGLPIPKTGSYLQLHNKKRGESHPEQISYPIRVTDKTSIQNAKEIENAAIDPEDKWHQRAQQLKEIPFFF
- the JHY gene encoding jhy protein homolog isoform X10; translation: MSKSKLIPKLSIQSPVRHTNLNVQSTHPPLKKEDLHRISKDSLESDSESLTQEIMCHSEFDDRIRDNGLEPDSLDEEESPRRGSLHETEEEASGKAAQMACEQNHHTWDQGAKNRQQPIEDKYSDLRYDPNWKSKKEEGQLLSVEALPESTDSSLENLPLAPLYPSQETSVELSGGKGEQKEIPQSAASLLGSEFLSPNYEHGARRSKSFLEPSDSDLEEKSSSLSRYVKSSSSHNEVFLPGSRGPRRRKSKQHFVEKNKLTLGLPIPKTGSYLQLHNKKRGESHPEQEIPFFF
- the JHY gene encoding jhy protein homolog isoform X9, giving the protein MSKSKLIPKLSIQSPVRHTNLNVQSTHPPLKKEDLHRISKDSLESDSESLTQEIMCHSEFDDRIRDNGLEPDSLDEEESPRRGSLHETEEEASGKAAQMACEQNHHTWDQGAKNRQQPIEDKYSDLRYDPNWKSKKEEGQLLSVEALPESTDSSLENLPLAPLYPSQETSVELSGGKGEQKEIPQSAASLLGSEFLSPNYEHGARRSKSFLEPSDSDLEEKSSSLSRYVKSSSSHNEVFLPGSRGPRRRKSKQHFVEKNKLTLGLPIPKTGSYLQLHNKKRGESHPEQISYPIRVTDKTSIQNAKEIENAAIDPEDKWHQRAQQLKE
- the JHY gene encoding jhy protein homolog isoform X7; this encodes MSKSKLIPKLSIQSPVRHTNLNVQSTHPPLKKEDLHRISKDSLESDSESLTQEIMCHSEFDDRIRDNGLEPDSLDEEESPRRGSLHETEEEASGKAAQMACEQNHHTWDQGAKNRQQPIEDKYSDLRYDPNWKSKKEEGQLLSVEALPESTDSSLENLPLAPLYPSQETSVELSGGKGEQKEIPQSAASLLGSEFLSPNYEHGARRSKSFLEPSDSDLEEKSSSLSRYVKSSSSHNEVFLPGSRGPRRRKSKQHFVEKNKLTLGLPIPKTGSYLQLHNKKRGESHPEQISYPIRVTDKTSIQNAKEIENAAIDPEDKWHQRAQQLKLYVHLPRSLNPQFEKH